The Burkholderiales bacterium genome includes a region encoding these proteins:
- the narH gene encoding nitrate reductase subunit beta, which yields MKIRAQIGMVLNLDKCIGCHTCSVTCKNVWTSRPGMEYAWFNNVETKPGIGYPREWENQDKWNGGWVRRADGSIEPRQGGKWQLLMRIFANPNLPQIDDYYEPFTFDYAHLQSAPEMEAAPTARPRSLITGKTMDKIVWGPNWEEILGGEFSRRSKDRNFDDIQKDIYGEFENTFMMYLPRLCEHCLNPACVASCPSGSIYKREEDGIVLIDQDKCRGWRMCVSGCPYKKIYYNWQSGKAEKCTFCYPRIEAGQPTVCSETCVGRIRYLGVLLYDADRIEAAASVEHDRDLYQAQLDVFLDPNDPQVIAQARIDGIPDAWMESARKSPVYKMAVEWKVALPLHPEYRTMPMVWYVPPLSPITAAANAGHVGVNGEIPDVKQLRIPVKYLANLLTAGDTAPVVRALERMLAMRAYQREKHVERRVNTAALEQVGLTTAVVEEMYRIMAIANYEDRFVIPSTHREYAENTFDVRGGCGFSFGNGCSDGASKVSLFGGTRKRTIPIKAEV from the coding sequence ATGAAGATTCGCGCTCAAATCGGCATGGTGCTCAATCTGGACAAGTGCATCGGCTGCCACACCTGCTCGGTCACCTGCAAGAACGTGTGGACCAGCCGGCCGGGAATGGAATACGCCTGGTTCAACAACGTCGAGACCAAGCCGGGAATCGGTTATCCCCGGGAATGGGAGAACCAGGACAAGTGGAACGGCGGCTGGGTACGCAGGGCCGACGGCAGCATCGAGCCCCGGCAGGGCGGCAAGTGGCAGCTCCTCATGCGCATCTTCGCCAATCCCAACCTGCCCCAGATCGACGACTACTACGAGCCGTTCACTTTCGACTACGCGCATCTTCAGTCGGCGCCCGAAATGGAGGCCGCGCCGACCGCGAGACCCCGCAGCCTGATCACCGGCAAGACGATGGACAAGATCGTCTGGGGGCCGAACTGGGAAGAGATCCTCGGCGGCGAATTCAGCCGGCGATCGAAGGACCGCAACTTCGACGACATCCAGAAGGACATCTACGGCGAGTTCGAGAACACCTTCATGATGTATCTCCCGCGCCTGTGCGAGCACTGCCTCAACCCGGCGTGCGTGGCGAGCTGCCCTTCGGGCTCGATCTACAAGCGGGAGGAGGACGGCATCGTTCTCATCGACCAGGACAAGTGCCGCGGGTGGCGCATGTGCGTGTCGGGCTGCCCGTACAAGAAAATCTATTACAACTGGCAGTCGGGCAAGGCCGAGAAGTGCACCTTCTGCTATCCGCGCATCGAAGCGGGCCAGCCGACGGTGTGCTCCGAGACGTGCGTGGGCCGCATCCGTTATCTCGGCGTGCTGCTGTACGACGCCGACCGCATCGAAGCGGCGGCGAGCGTCGAGCACGATCGCGACCTCTACCAGGCGCAGCTCGACGTCTTCCTCGATCCGAACGATCCGCAGGTCATCGCGCAGGCGCGGATCGACGGCATTCCCGACGCATGGATGGAATCGGCGCGAAAGAGCCCGGTCTACAAGATGGCGGTCGAGTGGAAAGTCGCGCTGCCGCTGCACCCCGAATACCGGACGATGCCGATGGTGTGGTATGTGCCGCCGCTCTCGCCGATCACCGCCGCCGCCAACGCCGGGCACGTCGGCGTCAACGGCGAGATCCCCGACGTGAAGCAGCTGCGCATTCCGGTCAAGTATCTCGCCAACCTGCTGACCGCGGGCGACACCGCGCCCGTCGTTCGCGCGCTCGAGCGCATGCTGGCGATGCGCGCCTACCAGCGCGAGAAGCACGTCGAGCGCCGCGTCAACACGGCCGCCCTGGAGCAGGTCGGACTGACGACCGCCGTCGTGGAGGAGATGTATCGCATCATGGCGATCGCGAATTACGAAGACCGTTTCGTCATCCCGAGCACCCACCGCGAATACGCCGAGAACACGTTCGACGTGCGCGGCGGCTGCGGCTTCTCGTTCGGCAACGGCTGCTCGGACGGCGCGAGCAAGGTCAGTCTCTTCGGCGGCACCAGAAAACGCACCATACCGATCAAGGCGGAGGTTTGA
- the narJ gene encoding nitrate reductase molybdenum cofactor assembly chaperone yields MMPVSKPAAPARTLRVLARLLGYPDAELLAHLDDLREALASERALGAARTAELEALIETLSRADALDSEAEYVQLFDRGRATSLHLFEHVHGDSRDRGPAMIDLAGTYEKAGLLLAPGELPDYLPVVLEFVSTQPQREARAFLGETAHLLNSIFSALRERGSAYASVLGALLELAGEKAQAVKITPDEPLDAAWVEPAAFDGCSSHGQAKPGRPQPVRLVRNHSAAKGAST; encoded by the coding sequence ATGATGCCGGTTTCGAAACCCGCTGCGCCGGCGCGCACATTGAGAGTGCTCGCGCGACTCCTGGGCTATCCGGACGCCGAGCTGCTGGCCCATCTCGATGACCTGCGCGAGGCGCTGGCGAGCGAACGCGCGCTGGGCGCGGCGCGCACGGCCGAGCTCGAGGCGCTCATCGAGACGCTCTCGCGCGCCGACGCGCTCGACAGCGAGGCCGAGTACGTGCAGCTCTTCGACCGCGGCCGCGCCACCTCGCTGCACCTGTTCGAGCACGTCCACGGCGACTCGCGGGATCGCGGCCCGGCCATGATCGACCTCGCCGGGACTTACGAGAAAGCGGGGCTGTTGCTCGCCCCGGGTGAGCTTCCCGATTACCTGCCGGTCGTGCTCGAGTTCGTCTCGACCCAGCCGCAGCGCGAGGCGCGGGCTTTCCTGGGCGAGACGGCGCATCTGCTCAATTCGATCTTCAGCGCGCTCCGCGAGCGCGGGAGCGCTTACGCGAGCGTGCTCGGCGCGCTGCTCGAGCTTGCAGGCGAGAAAGCGCAAGCGGTGAAGATCACTCCGGACGAGCCGCTCGACGCCGCGTGGGTCGAGCCGGCGGCGTTCGACGGCTGCTCGAGCCATGGCCAGGCGAAACCCGGCCGGCCGCAGCCCGTGCGCCTCGTCCGTAATCACAGCGCCGCGAAGGGAGCGTCGACATGA